The stretch of DNA CTACTTTCATATTTACACAAATCATGATGAATCTGGGATGGATCATCACTCTGGTAGTTTgtgtgacggtgtgtgtgtgtgtgtgtgtatattgtGCTTGGACTCAGGTGTGACCGGACAGGTGAGGTGTCGAGAGAgtgaacaggaagagaaagaaggagCTCATCTCCGAACTACAAGTCCCAGAATCCACTGGGATCAAAAGGACAGGTCAGGTAAAGCAGCGCTCGTGTCAGGCCTCCTGATGTTCCCGCTGTTCTCTGGTTGTTGGGGGACCAGACTTTAAAAGAccggtaaccatggcaacaagcaTCCCCGGATCCCAGGTCAGAGTAGGCGGCCGCGTGGACTGGTTAGCAGTGGATCTGGCTCATACGTGCGCTCTGATATTAGTGCTCGAAGAAAAGTGTTTGATGTTCCGTCCGCGTCCcgggaaaaaaggaaactgaaGGCACGTCagtggcgggggaggggcgcttcacctttgaccttctgggATCTCAGGAACCTTCAGTCGGCCGGTGAAAAGGCCCGGCTGAGGAGCAACGCCAGCTGTCCTTAGTGTCTTGGTCAGTAGCTTATCGGGTCGCTCAGTGGCGAGAGCGCGGACAGAACGGTGGAGGTGGAAACAGACGGGAAAGTGAGAAAGTGAGGGGATTTCAGCGACGCTCGCCGGAGTCCACGCCACGGACGCGTTTCTGTACATGCCGTGGCTCCAGCAGCCCGGGGGGGGACAGGACGCTCCGGTGTTGCTGGGCCCGGTAGTGGCGCGGCCTCGggcccctcccccgtcctcaggAAGGCGGCGTCGACTCCTTCATCCAGGTCAGACGCCCGTTGAAACATCTCCCGTCTCCCGCCCGACCCCCCTGGTTAGGAGATCTTGCAGTTGCTGCGGGTGCAGTTCTGCGGGGGGCTCTGAGGCGGGCGGCTGGACTTGGTGCGCTTCAGGCTGTTGCCCTTGGAGCCGCCGGCGGGGTTGGCCAGCGAGTACGAGCGCCCGTGCATCATGACCGCGTTCATGCCGTTGGCCATGGAGAAGGACTTGAGGTGCGACTTGATGGCGACGGGCAGCGGCAGCTTGTCGATGAGGTGGACCGGCGTGCACGACACGATGGCCCtgcagcagaggtcctgcaggctGAAGACTGCGGAGGAAAACGCCCCGGGGGGTTACCATGACGACAGAGTCCAGGCGGGAGCGTGCGTGTTCGGCGCCCCGTGAGCTCACCTCTGTTGGGCCTCCAGAACTTCTCCATGCCGTGCCGCATCAGCACGATGCGCGACAGCTCGGTGAACGACTCGATGACGTTGAAGTTGCACAGCGGACTCACCTCGAAGAACGTCATCCCGTTCTTCTCGGCGTAGGCGCGCGCCTGCTCGGTGGGAACCTGCCGTTTGAAGGCCAGGTGCAGGCGGTTGCCCACCAGGATCCGCGGCACACCcggagcatgctgggaaaaaaagagagacgtTCCTCACCACCGAAATACTCTCAGAACCTTCAGCACCAGTGAAGAAGGAACGAGATAGACTGAgggtggctaatgctaacgctatcAAAGTATGCTAGGCTACATATGAACACGTTTGTCTTGATTAAAAGGATGTCGATAAATAATAAACAACGTTAAGTGAGATGTGATGACTGAACAGCTGAACCCTCCGTCTGgagtgtttaaaaatgtttctgaGCCTGGCACATctgaggtggagcaggaaaGACCCGGCTAAAACCTGCATTCCACAGGCCAAAaatatcaccccccccacacacacacacacacacacggatatcCTTTCTGTGTTAGTCAGGAAAGCCCCAATAAGAGAAGCTGAACACAATAATCCACACCAGATAATGAAGCCTCACCTCATCGATCTCTCTGATCCACCTGTCGATCCCGTCGAACGACCAGCGGTTTGTGATGTCGTACACCAGCAGGATGCCCTGCAGAGACGCACCCACGTGGAGCAGGTTGTGTGTcacgttacacacacacactcacacacgtgttactctgtgtgtgtgtgtgtgtgtgtgtattgtgctTGGACTCAGGTGTGACCGGACAGGTGAGGTGTCGAGAGAgtgaacaggaagagaaagaaggagCTCATCTCCAAACTACAAGTCCCAGAATCCACTGGGATCAAAAGGACAGGTCAGGTAAAGCAGCGCTCGTGTCAGGCCTCCTGATGTTCTCGCTGTTCTCTGGTTGTTGGGGGACCAGACTTTAAAAGAccggtaaccatggcaacaagcaTCCCCGGATCCCAGGTCAGAGTAGGCGGCCGCGTGGACTGGTTAGCAGTGGATCTGGCTCATACGTGCGCTCTGATATTAGTGCTCGAAGAAAAGTGTTTGATGTTCCGTCCGCGTCCcgggaaaaaaggaaactgaaGGCACGTCagtggcgggggaggggcgcttcacctttgaccttctgggATCTCAGGAACCTTCAGTCGGCCGGTGAAAAGGCCCGGCTGAGGAGCAACGCCAGCTGTCCTTAGTGTCTTGGTCAGTAGCTTATCGGGTCGCTCAGTGGCGAGAGCGCGGGAGCGCGGACAGAACGGTGGAGGTGGAAACAGACGGGAAAGTGAGAAAGTGAGGGGATTTCAGCGACGCTCGCCGGAGTCCACGCCACGGACGCGTTTCTGTACATGCCGTGGCTCCAGCAGCCCGGGGGGGGACAGGACGCTCCGGTGTTGCTGGGCCCGGTAGTGGCGCGGCCTCGggcccctcccccgtcctcaggAAGGCGGCGTCGACTCCTTCATCCAGGTCAGACGCCCGTTGAAACATCTCCCGTCTCCCGCCCGACCCCCCGGTTAGGAGATCTTGCAGTTGCTGCGGGTGCAGTTCTGCGGGGGGCTCTGAGGCGGGCGGCTGGACTTGGTGCGCTTCAGGCTGTTGCCCTTGGAGCCGCCGGCGGGGTTGGCCAGCGAGTACGAGCGCCCGTGCATCATGACCGCGTTCATGCCGTTGGCCATGGAGAAGGACTTGAGGTGCGACTTGATGGCGACGGGCAGCGGCAGCTTGTCGATGAGGTGGACCGGCGTGCACGACACGATGGCCCtgcagcagaggtcctgcaggctGAAGACTGCGGAGGAAAACGCCCCGGGGGGTTACCATGACGACAGAGTCCAGGCGGGAGCGTGCGTGTTCGGCGCCCCGTGAGCTCACCTCTGTTGGGCCTCCAGAACTTCTCCATGCCGTGCCGCATCAGCACGATGCGCGACAGCTCGGTGAACGACTCGATGACGTTGAAGTTGCACAGCGGACTCACCTCGAAGAACGTCATCCCGTTCTTCTCGGCGTAGGCGCGCGCCTGCTCGGTGGGAACCTGCCGTTTGAAGGCCAGGTGCAGGCGGTTGCCCACCAGGATCCGCGGCACACCcggagcatgctgggaaaaaaagagagacgtTCCTCACCACCGAAATACTCTCAGAACCTTCAGCACCAGTGAAGAAGGAACGAGATAATCAAAAAAGACTGAgggtggctaatgctaacgctatcAAAGTATGCTAGGCTACATATGAACACGTTTGTCTTGATTAAAAGGATGTCGATAAATAATAAACAACGTTAAGTGAGATGTGATGACTGAACAGCTGAACCCTCCGTCTGgagtgtttaaaaatgtttctgaGCCTGGCACATctgaggtggagcaggaaaGACCCGGCTAAAACCTGCATTCCACAGGCCAAAAAtatcacccccacacacacacatacacacggatATCCTTTCTGTGTTAGTCAGGAAAGCCCCAATAAGAGAAGCTGAACACAATAATCCACACCAGATAATGAAGCCTCACCTCATCGATCTCTCTGATCCACCTGTCGATCCCGTCGAACGACCAGCGGTTTGTGATGTCGTACACCAGCAGGATGCCCTGCAGAGACGCACCCACGTGGAGCAGGTTGTGTGTcacgttacacacacacactcacacacatgttactctgtgtgtgtgtgggtgtgtgtgtgtgtggggggggggggggttagagtcTTACCTGAGCCCCGCGGGAATAAGAGCGGAAGATGGTGCAGAACCTCCCCTGTCCTGACGTGTCCCTGAGGGCAGAAACATGATG from Takifugu flavidus isolate HTHZ2018 chromosome 18, ASM371156v2, whole genome shotgun sequence encodes:
- the LOC130515579 gene encoding ras-related protein Rab-40C-like, which encodes MTFFEVSPLCNFNVIESFTELSRIVLMRHGMEKFWRPNRVFSLQDLCCRAIVSCTPVHLIDKLPLPVAIKSHLKSFSMANGMNAVMMHGRSYSLANPAGGSKGNSLKRTKSSRPPQSPPQNCTRSNCKIS
- the LOC130515578 gene encoding ras-related protein Rab-40C — translated: MGSQGSPVKSYDYLLKFLLVGDSDVGKGEILDSLQDGSAESPYAYSSGIDYKTTTILLDGRRVKLELWDTSGQGRFCTIFRSYSRGAQGILLVYDITNRWSFDGIDRWIREIDEHAPGVPRILVGNRLHLAFKRQVPTEQARAYAEKNGMTFFEVSPLCNFNVIESFTELSRIVLMRHGMEKFWRPNRVFSLQDLCCRAIVSCTPVHLIDKLPLPVAIKSHLKSFSMANGMNAVMMHGRSYSLANPAGGSKGNSLKRTKSSRPPQSPPQNCTRSNCKIS